The following proteins are encoded in a genomic region of Acidimicrobiia bacterium:
- a CDS encoding pyridoxamine 5'-phosphate oxidase family protein: MTGIHPVYRTPQGLADDLRTRLLEEGNAILGTVNPDGSPHLTELLFSLDEHDRVHLPTPHATRKVKNVQARPVATFFVSLDGGGWVSCTGPARVIMGQDAARINEGIRERLLTEAGLATIGLLLAAHEDTTIEITPAKWLSWNSAEIMPGIIEVGGDIEAYPPDTWFKDLKTED; encoded by the coding sequence ATGACTGGAATACACCCCGTGTATCGGACACCTCAGGGACTCGCCGATGATCTCAGGACCCGCCTGCTCGAAGAAGGGAACGCCATCCTGGGGACAGTGAATCCCGACGGGTCTCCGCACCTCACCGAGCTTCTCTTCTCACTTGATGAGCATGATCGGGTCCATCTGCCGACCCCACACGCGACCCGAAAGGTCAAGAACGTCCAAGCCCGGCCGGTGGCGACCTTCTTCGTGTCGCTGGACGGCGGCGGTTGGGTGTCTTGCACAGGCCCGGCCAGGGTCATCATGGGACAGGATGCGGCTCGTATCAATGAGGGGATCCGCGAGCGGTTATTGACTGAGGCCGGCTTGGCAACCATTGGCCTATTGCTGGCTGCTCATGAGGACACGACGATCGAGATCACGCCTGCGAAGTGGCTGTCGTGGAACTCGGCAGAGATCATGCCGGGAATCATCGAGGTTGGAGGAGACATCGAGGCGTATCCCCCCGACACCTGGTTCAAAGACCTCAAAACCGAAGACTAA